The following coding sequences lie in one Bartonella sp. DGB1 genomic window:
- a CDS encoding ArsR/SmtB family transcription factor: METEKILCHNNDYMVPASQLLTAMANEKRLQILYVLSQEEMSVGALAQKVKLSQSALSQHLAKLRALRLVSTRKDAQTIYYSVTSPFIKPILNTLDSIYS; this comes from the coding sequence ATGGAAACTGAGAAAATTTTATGTCACAATAATGATTATATGGTACCTGCAAGCCAACTATTAACAGCTATGGCTAATGAAAAACGCTTACAAATTCTATATGTTTTATCACAAGAAGAAATGTCAGTGGGGGCCTTAGCGCAAAAAGTTAAACTTAGTCAATCTGCTTTATCACAACATTTAGCAAAACTACGTGCACTAAGACTTGTGTCTACACGTAAAGATGCACAAACTATTTATTATTCTGTAACATCACCTTTTATTAAACCTATTTTAAATACTTTAGATAGTATTTATAGTTAA
- a CDS encoding histidine phosphotransferase family protein yields the protein MDKNINWMEFSSLLAGKICHDLISPISATNNGIELLEDMPNDIEVKDLITESAKIAQKKLQFFRLAYGAAQSYGAEIALAMLKKHAEEYFCKENVKLIWDEKMPSTLLLVVGKILYNLLLVAANFMPKGGIIKIIYGFKGELELQLKSDKIVIPDAFKQIFIEKDTLYPLNPWSINYYHLLLLLNQQNMILNANEINNQTILVSYK from the coding sequence ATGGATAAAAATATAAATTGGATGGAATTTTCTTCTTTATTAGCAGGTAAAATCTGTCATGATCTTATTTCTCCTATAAGTGCTACTAATAATGGAATAGAGTTATTAGAAGACATGCCTAATGATATAGAGGTAAAAGACCTTATTACAGAATCTGCTAAAATTGCACAAAAGAAATTACAATTTTTTAGATTGGCTTATGGAGCGGCACAGTCTTATGGAGCTGAGATAGCTCTAGCAATGTTAAAAAAACATGCAGAAGAATATTTTTGTAAGGAAAATGTTAAGTTAATATGGGATGAAAAAATGCCCTCAACATTATTATTGGTAGTTGGTAAAATTTTATATAATTTGTTATTAGTCGCAGCTAATTTTATGCCAAAAGGTGGAATTATTAAAATTATATATGGTTTTAAAGGTGAGTTAGAGTTACAGCTAAAATCAGATAAAATAGTGATACCGGATGCTTTTAAACAGATCTTTATTGAGAAAGATACACTTTACCCATTAAATCCTTGGTCTATAAATTATTATCATTTGTTGCTACTGCTTAATCAGCAAAATATGATATTAAACGCTAATGAGATTAACAATCAGACAATTTTAGTTAGTTATAAATAG
- the ctrA gene encoding response regulator transcription factor CtrA — MRILLIEDDRSIAQSITLMLKNANFNIYVTNMGEEGIDLGKLYDYDLILLDLTLPDISGFEVLKNLRAAKIETPILILSGEDHINSKIRGFGSGADDYLTKPFDKDELIARIHAIIRRTRGHSHSLIKTGDLTLNLDTKTADISGITVPLTSKEYQILELLSLRKGTTLTKEMFLNHLYGGMDEPELKIIDVFICKLRKKLEELSNGTSYIETVWGRGYILKDPQKQNTLVETSQQDAQVT, encoded by the coding sequence ATGCGTATATTATTAATAGAAGATGATCGGTCAATTGCACAGAGTATCACTCTTATGTTAAAAAACGCTAACTTTAACATCTATGTTACCAATATGGGAGAAGAAGGAATAGATTTAGGTAAATTATACGACTATGACCTCATCTTATTAGATTTAACCCTACCAGATATATCAGGATTTGAAGTATTAAAAAATTTACGTGCTGCTAAGATAGAAACACCTATTTTAATTTTATCCGGGGAAGACCACATCAATAGCAAAATTCGCGGCTTTGGATCTGGAGCAGATGATTATCTTACTAAACCTTTTGATAAAGATGAGCTTATCGCACGTATTCACGCTATAATTAGAAGAACTAGAGGACATTCGCACTCTTTGATTAAAACTGGTGATCTTACTTTAAACTTAGACACTAAAACAGCGGATATTTCTGGTATTACTGTACCTCTCACTAGTAAAGAATATCAAATTCTAGAATTATTGTCATTAAGAAAGGGCACCACCCTAACCAAAGAAATGTTTCTTAATCACTTATATGGTGGTATGGATGAACCAGAATTAAAAATTATAGATGTATTCATCTGTAAATTAAGAAAAAAATTAGAAGAACTTTCAAATGGAACCTCATATATAGAAACCGTTTGGGGTAGAGGATATATCTTAAAAGATCCACAAAAACAAAATACCCTTGTTGAAACTAGCCAACAAGATGCACAAGTCACTTAA
- the mnmA gene encoding tRNA 2-thiouridine(34) synthase MnmA produces MELKLNSLDLALEPHNTRVVVAMSGGVDSSVVAGILKHEGYNVIGITLQLYDHGTATHRIGSCCAGQDIEDAKKVCEKLDIPHYVLNYEKKFQESVINPFAQSYIDGQTPVPCIACNQTVKFSDLLNTAKELGADVLATGHYVKTKINGNNRSLFRPLDIDKDQSYFLFATTQEQLNFLRFPLGYIPKSKVREIAQQMGLEVAKKQDSQDICFVPQGKYTDIIANMKPNAIVSGDIRHIDGRILGKHNGIIHYTIGQRRGLGISTGDALYVVHLDHKNNRVIVGPSEALKIYKIFLRDINWLGDEPLDELKDKIISVYAKVRSTHKPKKANLHCDSDGKIWVEFIEEEKGIAPGQACVFYSDDTNNARVYGGGFISHTNLHPKFEAALAELYNR; encoded by the coding sequence ATGGAATTAAAATTAAATAGTTTGGATTTAGCTTTAGAGCCGCACAACACACGCGTAGTAGTAGCTATGTCTGGAGGGGTGGATTCTTCTGTTGTGGCAGGTATCTTGAAACATGAAGGATATAATGTAATTGGTATAACATTACAATTATATGATCATGGGACTGCTACTCATCGAATAGGCTCATGTTGTGCCGGACAAGACATTGAAGATGCTAAAAAGGTATGTGAAAAATTAGACATACCTCATTATGTATTAAATTATGAAAAGAAATTTCAAGAATCTGTTATTAACCCTTTCGCGCAAAGTTATATAGATGGACAGACTCCAGTACCTTGTATTGCCTGTAATCAAACGGTAAAATTTTCTGATTTATTAAATACGGCTAAAGAATTAGGAGCAGATGTCTTAGCAACAGGACATTATGTAAAAACTAAAATTAATGGTAATAATAGATCGTTATTTCGTCCGTTAGATATTGATAAAGATCAAAGTTATTTTTTATTTGCAACCACTCAAGAACAATTGAATTTTTTGCGCTTTCCGTTAGGATATATTCCAAAAAGTAAAGTTCGAGAGATAGCTCAACAAATGGGGCTTGAGGTAGCAAAAAAACAGGATAGCCAAGATATATGTTTTGTACCACAAGGTAAATATACTGATATAATTGCTAACATGAAACCTAATGCTATTGTATCAGGAGATATCCGACATATTGATGGAAGAATTTTAGGAAAACATAATGGTATTATTCATTATACAATTGGGCAGCGTAGAGGATTAGGAATATCTACAGGAGATGCTTTATATGTAGTACATCTAGATCATAAGAATAATCGTGTGATAGTAGGACCATCTGAAGCCTTGAAAATTTATAAAATCTTTTTGCGAGATATAAATTGGTTAGGGGATGAACCTTTAGATGAATTAAAAGATAAAATTATTTCTGTCTATGCTAAAGTTAGATCTACACATAAACCTAAAAAAGCTAATTTACATTGTGATAGTGACGGTAAAATTTGGGTGGAATTTATCGAAGAAGAAAAAGGCATAGCACCAGGACAAGCTTGTGTGTTTTACTCTGACGATACTAATAACGCTAGAGTATATGGTGGTGGATTTATCTCACATACTAATTTACACCCTAAATTTGAAGCAGCTTTAGCTGAGTTATATAATAGATAA
- a CDS encoding NCS2 family permease yields MLEKIFKLKANNTNIKTEIVAGLTTFLTMSYIIFVNPNLLHNATGMDQGAVFVATCLAAAVGTALMALVANWPIGLAPGMGLNSFFAFTVVKTMGYTWEQALAAVFVSGIVFLLLTILGLRKWLIKGIPISLRQGITAGIGLFLAITAFKTTGIVTANPNIIMSAGNLLSTEILLVALGLMLIVILENFKIKGAILFSILTITLLSILLGYSHLDGIINYPPSLAPTFFKLDLKSILELGLLQIILVFTIVEMFDATGTLIGVSQKAGLLAKGKADNLNKALFADSTAILSGSILGTSSTTAYIESAAGVQAGGRTGLTALTIAICFLICLWFSPLAAAVPTFATAPALIYVAILMVREITSINWEDLTEIMPTILTAICMPFMYSIADGLAIGFISYTSLKLTTGKYKEIHIATWIITLLFILHYIYL; encoded by the coding sequence ATGTTAGAAAAAATTTTTAAACTAAAAGCCAACAACACAAATATTAAGACAGAAATTGTAGCAGGTCTAACTACTTTTTTGACTATGTCTTATATTATCTTTGTCAATCCAAATTTATTACATAACGCTACTGGTATGGATCAAGGGGCTGTATTTGTTGCTACTTGTTTAGCTGCAGCAGTAGGAACAGCATTAATGGCTTTAGTTGCCAATTGGCCTATTGGTTTAGCCCCCGGCATGGGGCTAAATAGTTTTTTCGCTTTTACGGTGGTTAAAACTATGGGCTACACATGGGAACAAGCACTAGCTGCTGTTTTTGTTTCAGGAATAGTATTTTTACTATTAACCATTCTTGGTTTGCGTAAATGGCTAATCAAAGGTATTCCTATATCATTACGTCAAGGTATCACAGCCGGTATAGGTTTATTTTTAGCGATAACTGCATTCAAAACTACCGGAATAGTTACTGCTAACCCTAACATAATAATGAGTGCAGGCAACTTATTAAGCACCGAAATATTATTAGTAGCATTAGGCTTAATGTTAATTGTTATATTAGAAAATTTTAAAATTAAGGGCGCAATTTTATTTAGTATACTTACAATTACTTTATTATCAATATTGTTAGGATATTCTCATCTAGATGGTATTATCAATTATCCACCTAGTTTGGCACCAACTTTTTTTAAGTTAGATTTAAAATCTATATTGGAACTAGGATTATTACAAATTATCTTAGTATTTACGATCGTTGAAATGTTTGATGCAACTGGTACGTTAATAGGTGTAAGCCAAAAAGCTGGTTTACTAGCAAAAGGTAAGGCTGATAATTTAAATAAAGCACTTTTTGCTGATAGTACAGCTATTTTATCAGGATCTATTTTAGGAACAAGCTCCACAACGGCTTATATTGAAAGCGCTGCGGGTGTACAAGCTGGAGGGCGTACTGGTCTAACAGCATTAACTATAGCAATATGTTTTTTAATATGCTTATGGTTTTCACCATTAGCCGCTGCGGTACCTACTTTTGCGACTGCTCCAGCATTAATCTACGTAGCTATTTTAATGGTAAGAGAAATTACGTCAATAAATTGGGAAGATTTAACAGAAATAATGCCAACAATTTTAACTGCTATATGTATGCCATTTATGTATTCTATTGCAGATGGGTTAGCAATAGGCTTCATTAGTTATACTAGTTTAAAATTAACCACTGGTAAATATAAAGAAATTCATATAGCTACCTGGATAATAACATTATTATTTATTTTACACTATATATATCTATAA
- a CDS encoding ATP-binding cassette domain-containing protein: MITLTTKNLSVVLGDKQQTKKALRMADKGFARQEIKQKTGAVIGVYNCNLEVQEGETLVIMGLSGSGKSTFLRAITRLIPASRGNILLKTKNKSYNLTTISDSKLQYVRTHLISMVFQQFSLLPWRNVAGNISLGLEIAGIKKADRIKIINEHLELVGLNDYKDRHVSELSGGMQQRVGLARALATKAPILLMDEPFSALDPLIRTHLQDELKLLQQKLSKTIIFVSHDLEEAVKLGTKIAIMKDGNLIQCDTPANIVFNPINQYVKNFSTNLNPLSILSAKDVMTPIQITNNKYTTRVHADTPIKDLLSYFNDKNDLIAVTQNDNLIGEISPLDILNCLKKTTN, translated from the coding sequence ATGATTACATTAACAACAAAAAATTTATCTGTAGTTTTAGGCGATAAACAACAAACAAAAAAAGCCTTGCGAATGGCTGACAAAGGTTTTGCTAGGCAAGAAATAAAACAAAAAACCGGCGCGGTAATCGGCGTATATAATTGCAATCTAGAAGTACAAGAAGGAGAAACCCTAGTAATAATGGGGCTATCAGGCTCAGGTAAATCAACTTTTTTACGCGCTATCACCCGCTTAATACCTGCTTCTAGAGGAAATATATTATTAAAGACCAAAAATAAATCATATAACCTTACCACCATATCTGATAGTAAATTACAATATGTGAGAACCCATCTCATTTCTATGGTATTTCAGCAATTTTCTTTATTGCCATGGAGAAATGTTGCTGGAAACATAAGCTTAGGTCTAGAAATTGCAGGTATTAAAAAAGCTGATCGAATTAAGATAATAAATGAACATCTAGAATTAGTAGGATTAAACGATTATAAAGACAGGCATGTATCAGAACTATCTGGTGGTATGCAACAAAGAGTTGGTTTAGCCAGAGCGTTAGCCACAAAAGCACCTATATTACTTATGGATGAGCCATTTTCAGCTCTAGATCCACTAATAAGAACGCATTTACAAGACGAACTAAAATTGTTACAACAAAAATTATCTAAAACAATAATTTTTGTCTCACACGATCTTGAAGAAGCAGTAAAATTAGGTACTAAGATTGCTATAATGAAAGATGGTAATTTAATCCAATGTGATACACCTGCAAATATCGTATTTAATCCTATCAATCAATATGTTAAAAATTTCTCTACCAACCTAAATCCCTTAAGTATATTATCTGCAAAAGATGTAATGACACCAATTCAAATAACAAATAACAAATATACTACTAGAGTGCATGCTGATACGCCTATCAAAGATCTTTTATCTTACTTTAACGATAAAAATGATCTTATTGCGGTAACGCAAAATGATAACTTAATTGGAGAAATATCACCATTAGATATATTAAATTGTCTCAAAAAAACCACTAACTAA
- a CDS encoding porin: protein MGNNNFLTKSIFYISALSCILTSTAFAAQEKKRNDPRPPACTPGVRSSYIFANNNNCLEISGSIFGMGNYGYPLTGPLARTYLFLPDPDFYASGRVDLQIQSHSKTDSGIFTSDVLFRSDWANNLMFAPVRLRYASISYLPNDQDKITLGYIDSLFYSWISYGGTFNNDVTFALAGTTPAIRYTTNYTNDLSLAISVELPNNTAISPLTSPYYAINAFDYNNLAISDIDWSNKNKLPSVVIAAKANYEPFSFSNVTAFTPQSFDFATRIRADWQATPLIGFWVQGGFKSRKDSYIFVNENGEAFNPSDKKDIPEGSLYLKRLKYDAYGAWGGHFYGYLGMSYQATPKLVLYAQVGADSINTIIAGVNATYKLSNNVILLSELNYISWGDETTVNKEKYGIIEVYGKDTHSLGVLAQIKYLF from the coding sequence ATGGGTAATAATAATTTTTTAACTAAATCAATTTTTTATATTTCAGCATTGTCCTGTATATTAACTTCTACAGCCTTTGCCGCACAAGAAAAAAAACGCAACGATCCTCGTCCACCGGCCTGTACACCAGGTGTAAGATCCTCATATATTTTTGCTAATAATAATAACTGTTTAGAAATATCTGGATCTATATTTGGTATGGGGAATTATGGATACCCTCTAACCGGGCCTCTTGCTAGAACTTATTTATTCTTACCAGATCCTGACTTTTACGCGAGCGGAAGAGTCGATCTACAGATACAGTCTCATTCCAAAACTGACTCTGGTATCTTCACTAGTGATGTATTATTTAGAAGTGACTGGGCAAATAACTTAATGTTTGCTCCAGTTAGATTACGTTATGCTTCGATCTCTTATCTACCTAATGACCAAGATAAAATAACGTTAGGTTATATTGATTCTTTATTTTATTCTTGGATTTCTTACGGAGGTACTTTTAACAATGATGTAACATTTGCCTTAGCAGGTACAACACCTGCAATTCGTTATACTACTAATTATACTAATGATCTATCGTTGGCCATTTCAGTTGAACTTCCTAATAATACTGCTATCTCTCCATTAACCTCCCCTTATTATGCTATCAATGCTTTTGATTATAATAATTTAGCTATCAGCGATATAGATTGGTCTAATAAAAATAAATTACCCTCGGTCGTAATTGCTGCTAAAGCTAACTATGAACCGTTTAGTTTTAGTAATGTAACAGCCTTTACCCCCCAATCATTTGACTTTGCTACTCGCATAAGAGCTGACTGGCAAGCAACTCCACTAATAGGATTTTGGGTGCAAGGTGGCTTTAAAAGCCGTAAAGATTCTTATATTTTCGTAAATGAAAATGGAGAAGCTTTTAATCCTAGTGATAAAAAAGATATTCCAGAAGGCTCTTTATATTTAAAAAGGCTAAAATATGATGCTTATGGCGCCTGGGGTGGTCATTTTTATGGTTATTTAGGGATGTCTTACCAAGCTACTCCTAAATTAGTACTATATGCTCAGGTTGGGGCAGATAGCATTAATACAATAATAGCTGGTGTCAATGCTACCTATAAATTATCTAATAATGTAATTCTATTATCAGAATTAAATTATATCTCTTGGGGAGATGAAACCACGGTTAATAAAGAAAAATATGGAATAATCGAAGTATATGGCAAAGACACCCATTCTTTAGGGGTTTTAGCGCAAATTAAATATTTATTTTAA